From Calothrix sp. PCC 6303, a single genomic window includes:
- a CDS encoding M48 family metallopeptidase, producing MKTSHIKSIRKIIFTTLGFSSSILLSLNTPGFAQALITLPDLSITNSSISTSQVKPKKTNLQWVYSVAEKVIRANGLDEHPWRFQVSDEYNINAYAGELNKIVIYKGLLDQIHGDDAALAFIIAHELAHHTQRHSAQQEEAEARLKDKLLKEAEAEFTSWIVAEKQKSQKPISIAEKDVIKQRILIQKKQEFDQAIQALSRQHEFQADAVGYTYMGKAGYDPNGGLRVFNLFHRLPSDYTENSTHPTTEQRIDALNQVMNKYPWRTLWADGNERLKVNSQPLKFDVIENGISLRINSKFLSE from the coding sequence ATGAAAACCTCACACATTAAGTCAATTCGCAAAATTATCTTCACCACATTAGGTTTTAGCAGCAGCATCTTACTAAGCCTAAATACACCAGGTTTTGCCCAAGCACTAATTACATTACCAGATTTATCAATCACAAACTCATCAATATCTACCTCACAGGTAAAGCCGAAAAAAACTAACTTACAATGGGTTTATAGTGTTGCCGAAAAAGTGATTCGTGCCAATGGACTTGATGAACATCCTTGGCGCTTTCAGGTCAGCGATGAGTATAATATCAATGCATATGCTGGTGAATTAAATAAAATTGTCATTTACAAAGGTTTACTAGACCAAATACACGGCGATGATGCCGCATTAGCTTTTATCATTGCTCATGAATTAGCTCACCATACACAACGCCATTCTGCCCAGCAAGAAGAAGCAGAAGCACGTTTAAAAGATAAATTATTAAAGGAAGCAGAAGCAGAGTTTACTAGCTGGATTGTAGCAGAAAAACAAAAATCCCAAAAACCAATATCAATAGCAGAAAAAGACGTAATTAAACAGCGAATTCTTATTCAGAAAAAACAAGAGTTTGATCAGGCGATACAGGCATTAAGTCGCCAGCATGAATTTCAAGCAGATGCTGTTGGTTACACCTACATGGGTAAAGCTGGTTATGATCCAAATGGAGGTTTACGAGTATTTAATTTATTCCATCGTTTACCTTCTGACTACACAGAAAATAGTACCCACCCAACCACAGAGCAAAGAATTGATGCTTTGAATCAGGTGATGAATAAATATCCTTGGCGGACTCTATGGGCAGATGGGAATGAACGATTGAAAGTTAATTCTCAACCCTTAAAATTCGAT
- a CDS encoding DUF4384 domain-containing protein — MSKRSLVASGAGIKLAKQALERKSLTQKALTVEVGLSWATVNNFFNQKPIDRINFEEICTFLDLEWHDIVAPFAEKEEVVQQTPLEKIWQQLTALGSPTEQMGLVLVKEETLGWGKKIGSYYEKSVRLGNYIQFEINLQTPGYLLLIQKDTCGQIWCFCPSPFAPQPQLENGKTSLPQMGSPMTAFPVEGKPGKEQILAIISPSIPNLQWLLQDSDEVLELTESHLMELISYVNKNDGNQILYTEYQILK, encoded by the coding sequence ATGTCTAAACGCTCTCTGGTAGCATCGGGTGCTGGTATCAAACTTGCAAAACAAGCTTTAGAACGTAAAAGTCTGACGCAAAAAGCACTGACAGTAGAAGTGGGACTTAGCTGGGCAACTGTAAACAACTTTTTCAATCAAAAACCGATTGATCGCATCAATTTTGAAGAAATATGTACATTTCTCGATCTAGAATGGCATGATATTGTCGCACCGTTTGCAGAAAAAGAAGAAGTGGTACAGCAAACACCTCTAGAGAAGATTTGGCAGCAACTAACAGCACTGGGTTCCCCTACAGAACAAATGGGATTGGTATTAGTCAAGGAAGAAACATTAGGTTGGGGAAAGAAAATAGGTAGTTATTACGAAAAATCGGTACGTTTGGGCAACTATATTCAGTTTGAAATAAATCTGCAAACACCTGGATATTTACTGCTAATTCAAAAAGATACATGTGGACAAATTTGGTGTTTTTGTCCATCCCCTTTTGCACCTCAACCACAATTAGAAAATGGAAAAACCAGTCTTCCCCAAATGGGTTCACCCATGACAGCATTTCCCGTTGAAGGAAAACCAGGTAAGGAACAGATATTAGCAATCATTTCTCCAAGTATCCCTAATTTACAATGGTTACTTCAAGATAGTGATGAAGTATTAGAACTTACTGAAAGTCATCTGATGGAGTTAATAAGCTATGTGAATAAAAATGACGGTAATCAGATTTTATATACTGAATATCAAATTTTAAAGTAA
- a CDS encoding CHAT domain-containing protein yields MKDISEIIETITQLNREVVKLAEAGDFEASISIAKEAVKLGEKNIDEHPAFADSLNNLAELYRMQGYFVEAKPLYIKILNLRKRLLGDSHPDVAQSLNNLAAFYVSQGLFIEAENYFLAALDIWKIYLGDEHPEIATNLNNIAEVYREQGRFQESEKIHLQALNMRKRLFGDFHADIAQSLDNLAVIYENQARYSEAETTHLEALEIRREIFGDENWQIAASLNNLAALYNSQGRFVEAAENYSQALELCKNCLGNEEHPYIAITLNNLANTYKNQGHYAEAEKTHFQALSMRKNIFGDEHLEVAQSLSNLGDIYLIQGRYLDAEEVYLQADSIKKDLLNPEHPDIALSLHNLGVLYTYQGRYQQAEAKYLEALSLHEQSLGKNHPIVADNLNHLGSLYQEQGLFSDAEQKYLAALAIRKNIFGEEHPDIADSYNKIAEIYRLQGRYSQAEGLYLEAYKLNKKLLGEIHPDVAAILSNLGVLYDAQFKYSQAEPLFTEALLIVRTKFGDNHPQVASVLNNLAAIYGSMRRYLEAEEIHLQVLEIRKSIFGSEHPDIANTLNNLAEIYLAQGKYAEAEKYYSSALSVRIKFLGENHPDVALSLNNLATLYAATKRPDNALSHRIQASTIHDKLISNVFAFSSENDRLAFIDKIRGNFDLFLSLIYQYFPNSETATQEAFDFILKRKGLTAASLAAQSQAFYNDRYPQLTGKFRQLSELNTQLVRLTSFANQTQNIANYQSNLTQLRSQYDNLQKQIASQVPEIQLSTQIPNRHAVASALPTKSVLIEFVLFDVFDFQAIQANGETQWKSPHYLAFILPAGQADGVQMVDLGEADTIHNLINLFRLEASDGGEETLGWAKVKTTPQLQIKQYNPAAAVELSQIILSPILDVLTDCDQIIFAPDGNLNLVPLQILPIYPSERSFLMDKYTVSYLGVGRDIIHSQHQPTTIGDTPIIIADPDFDLAMANNNLPNLENPTKQELLDTLDIKLDIKVLPPAHGTRLLGASVAKKLKNARLYTGAKALSTCLTNSKCPSIMLIATHGLFIPDSRQSNPMMRSAVAFAGANTALLGGNLPKQAGNGFIFAQDIAGLDLRANELTVLSACDTARGDIKIGEGVFGLRRAFASSGTKILVMSLWEVPGRATALLMEQFFEHYQNGVAAVEALQNAQNYIRNITVEELRKSDLGMEILTELSQVRGLEISTNGNKKPLEHPFYWGAWICQGL; encoded by the coding sequence ATGAAAGATATATCAGAAATTATAGAAACAATCACTCAGCTAAATCGAGAAGTAGTTAAATTAGCTGAAGCCGGAGATTTTGAAGCATCAATATCCATTGCAAAAGAAGCTGTAAAACTAGGAGAAAAAAATATTGATGAACACCCAGCTTTTGCTGATAGTCTGAATAACCTCGCAGAATTGTATCGAATGCAAGGTTATTTTGTGGAAGCAAAACCCCTATATATCAAAATATTAAACTTACGCAAAAGATTGTTAGGAGATTCCCATCCTGATGTTGCCCAATCTTTAAATAACCTTGCTGCATTTTATGTATCTCAAGGACTCTTCATAGAAGCAGAAAACTATTTTCTTGCAGCTTTGGATATTTGGAAGATATATCTAGGTGATGAACATCCAGAAATTGCCACTAATTTGAATAACATCGCCGAAGTTTACCGGGAACAAGGACGTTTTCAAGAATCCGAAAAAATCCATCTCCAAGCGCTAAATATGCGAAAGAGATTATTTGGAGATTTTCATGCTGATATTGCTCAAAGTTTGGATAATTTGGCAGTGATTTACGAAAATCAAGCTCGATATTCGGAAGCTGAAACAACTCATTTAGAAGCATTAGAAATTCGTCGGGAGATATTTGGTGATGAAAATTGGCAGATTGCCGCAAGTTTGAATAACTTAGCAGCTTTGTATAATTCCCAAGGACGTTTTGTCGAAGCAGCAGAAAATTACTCTCAAGCATTAGAATTATGTAAAAATTGTCTGGGAAATGAAGAACATCCATATATAGCAATTACCTTAAATAATCTGGCAAATACTTACAAAAATCAAGGACATTATGCAGAGGCAGAAAAAACTCACTTCCAAGCTTTATCAATGCGAAAAAATATATTTGGAGATGAGCATTTAGAGGTTGCCCAAAGTTTAAGTAATTTGGGAGATATTTATCTAATTCAAGGACGTTATTTAGATGCTGAAGAAGTATATCTTCAAGCTGATTCAATCAAGAAAGATTTATTAAACCCCGAACATCCAGATATTGCTCTAAGTTTGCATAATCTTGGAGTTCTCTACACATATCAAGGACGCTATCAACAAGCAGAGGCAAAATATTTAGAAGCATTATCTTTACATGAACAATCACTAGGTAAAAATCATCCTATTGTTGCAGATAATTTAAACCATTTAGGAAGTCTTTATCAAGAACAAGGACTTTTCTCCGATGCAGAACAGAAATATTTAGCAGCTTTAGCAATTAGAAAAAACATATTTGGAGAAGAACACCCAGATATTGCTGATAGTTACAATAAAATTGCTGAAATATATCGCTTGCAAGGACGATATTCTCAAGCTGAAGGTTTATATCTCGAAGCATATAAGTTGAATAAAAAGCTCTTGGGAGAAATACATCCCGATGTCGCTGCAATTTTAAGTAATTTAGGGGTGTTGTACGATGCTCAATTTAAATATTCCCAAGCAGAACCTTTATTCACAGAAGCCTTATTAATTGTTAGAACCAAATTTGGAGACAATCATCCACAAGTAGCCAGTGTTTTGAATAATCTCGCGGCTATATATGGTAGTATGAGACGCTACTTGGAAGCAGAGGAAATCCATTTACAGGTATTAGAGATTAGAAAAAGTATCTTCGGATCAGAACACCCTGATATTGCCAATACCTTGAACAATTTAGCAGAAATTTATTTAGCTCAAGGCAAGTATGCAGAAGCAGAAAAATATTACTCCTCTGCTTTATCTGTGAGAATCAAATTTCTGGGAGAAAATCATCCCGATGTGGCATTAAGTTTAAATAACTTAGCAACCTTATACGCTGCAACCAAACGTCCTGATAACGCTTTATCCCATCGTATCCAAGCCAGCACAATCCACGATAAACTAATTAGTAACGTTTTTGCCTTTAGTTCTGAAAACGACCGTTTAGCCTTTATTGATAAAATTAGAGGCAATTTCGATTTATTCCTATCCCTCATCTATCAATACTTCCCAAATTCTGAAACAGCAACCCAAGAAGCATTTGATTTCATCCTCAAACGCAAAGGTTTAACTGCTGCATCCCTTGCTGCTCAAAGTCAGGCTTTTTATAATGATCGCTATCCTCAGCTTACAGGAAAATTTCGCCAACTCAGCGAATTGAATACCCAACTAGTACGCTTAACATCTTTTGCCAATCAAACTCAGAATATTGCCAATTATCAAAGTAACCTGACTCAACTGCGATCGCAATACGATAACCTCCAAAAACAAATCGCATCCCAAGTACCAGAAATCCAATTATCTACACAAATTCCCAACCGTCACGCAGTCGCATCTGCATTACCAACTAAATCAGTTTTAATTGAATTTGTCCTTTTTGATGTCTTTGATTTCCAAGCTATTCAGGCAAATGGGGAAACCCAATGGAAATCTCCTCATTATCTAGCTTTTATTTTGCCTGCTGGACAAGCAGATGGAGTACAGATGGTAGATTTAGGGGAAGCAGACACTATTCATAATTTAATTAACTTATTCCGCTTGGAAGCATCCGATGGTGGTGAAGAAACATTAGGATGGGCAAAGGTAAAGACTACACCGCAGTTGCAAATCAAACAATATAATCCAGCCGCAGCAGTTGAACTCAGTCAAATAATTTTATCGCCAATCCTTGATGTATTAACAGATTGTGACCAAATCATATTTGCACCAGATGGGAATTTGAATTTAGTGCCGTTACAAATATTACCAATTTATCCAAGCGAGCGCTCTTTCCTCATGGACAAATACACGGTGTCATATTTGGGAGTTGGACGAGATATTATCCATTCTCAACATCAACCAACAACAATTGGGGATACACCCATCATCATCGCCGATCCAGACTTTGACTTAGCAATGGCAAACAATAATTTACCAAACTTGGAAAACCCAACAAAACAAGAATTACTCGATACCCTTGATATTAAACTTGATATTAAAGTTCTACCCCCTGCTCACGGTACAAGATTGCTTGGTGCAAGTGTAGCTAAAAAGCTAAAAAATGCTCGGTTATATACGGGAGCAAAAGCGCTTTCAACCTGCTTAACCAATAGCAAATGTCCCAGCATCATGTTGATTGCTACCCACGGTTTATTTATACCCGACTCCCGACAAAGTAATCCAATGATGCGTTCTGCTGTTGCATTTGCAGGTGCAAACACAGCACTTCTAGGTGGAAACCTACCAAAACAAGCAGGAAACGGCTTTATTTTTGCTCAAGATATCGCAGGCTTAGATTTGCGGGCAAACGAACTCACCGTCTTATCTGCCTGTGATACAGCTAGGGGTGATATTAAAATTGGTGAGGGTGTATTTGGATTGCGTCGTGCATTTGCTTCTTCGGGAACCAAAATATTAGTTATGAGTTTGTGGGAAGTGCCAGGTAGAGCAACTGCATTGTTGATGGAGCAGTTTTTCGAGCATTATCAAAATGGTGTAGCTGCTGTTGAGGCATTACAAAATGCTCAAAATTACATCCGTAATATTACGGTAGAAGAATTAAGAAAATCTGATTTGGGAATGGAAATTTTAACAGAATTGTCACAAGTACGAGGGTTGGAAATCTCAACTAATGGCAATAAAAAACCCTTGGAACATCCATTTTACTGGGGTGCATGGATTTGTCAGGGATTGTAA